The Prinia subflava isolate CZ2003 ecotype Zambia chromosome 2, Cam_Psub_1.2, whole genome shotgun sequence genomic sequence tcagctccctggggctccaCAAGTATGCAGAGAGTTGCCTGGTGGTGGAGGGGGATGAGGATGATGGTGGCAGCAAGGAGAAAGAGAAGCCtccaaagaaagagaagagcaaGAAGGAAACGAATCGTCCTTCActagaggggaaaaaggaaaaaaaaggaaaggaaaaggcaagcagtgtgaaagacagcaaaaagaaGCAGGCTGGCGGTGATCAGGGCCAACAGCCGTTGGCAAAGAAAGATAGGCTGGAAGAAGATTTTGAATTTCATGCTAGGCCAGCAATCCTGGTCAAACCAGGGGGCAAGTGGTATGATCTGGAATACACCAATGAATTCTCCCCAGAGCCGCAGAATCAGACACTGGTGTCCAAGTATAAGGCCCTGGCCCAGAAGCTGTATGAACACGAGATAAACCTGTTTAAGAATAAGACAGACTATCAGAAGGGGGCCTCTTCGGCATGGATTAAAACTGTTGTGTCCTCAGGAACCTTGGCTGACAGGATGGCAGCGATGACCCTTCTCATCCAGGACAGTGCCGTCCACAGTCTCCAGTTTGTTGAGAACTTGATAAACCTCATAAAGAAAaagggcagcaggcagcagagcctcaTGGCTTTAGATACTTTCAAGGAGCTTCTCATTACAGATATCTTGCCAGACAGTCGGAAATTGTGGTCTTTCTCGCAGCGGCCGCTCAACAACATCGTGCAGATGTCGAGTGGCAACAGGGATTCGAGGGACAGGCGGCTGATCCTTTGGTACTTCGAGCATCACCTGAAGCTGCAGATAGCAGAGTTCGTGCAGGCCTTGGAGACGCTGAGCCACGACTGTGTGACAGCCACGAAATCCCGGGCGCTGGCAGTGGCCCATGAGCTGCTCTGTAACAAGCCCGAGCAGGAGAAAGCCCTGCTGGTTCTGCTAGTGAATAAACTGGGTGACCCTCAGAACAAGGTCGCCACCAAAGCCTCTTACCTTTTAGAGACGTTGCTTCACAAGCACCCAAATATGAAGGGAGTGGTGTGCAGTGAGGTGGAGAGGCTTTTGTACCGCTCCAACATCAATGTGAAAACTCAGTATTATGCTATCTGCTTTCTAAACCAGATAGTCCTCAGTCATGAGGAAAGTGCATTGGCTAACAAGCTGATAGCTTTGTACTTCTGCTTTTTCCGGAACTGCATTAAGAAAAAGGATGTTGAATCCAAAATGCTCAGTGCTCTTCTCTGTGGGGTAAACAGAGCTTACCCTTACGCTGAGACTGGTGATGAGAAGGTGAAAGAGCAGATGAACACCTTGTTCAAAGTTCTGCACCTTGTGAACTTCAGTACCAGTGTGCAGGCCCTGATGCTGCTGTTTCAAGTGATGGACTCTCAGCAGACTGTGTCGGACAGGTATTATGCAGCACTGTACAAGTAAGTGGCAGGGTTGCATTTTCatataaatttcattttaagagGTAGTCACCATTAAGTTAAAGTTGTAGAAACACTTTGCTTTTAACATCTTGCTAGTTTTGTGTTCCACTGGTGAAAATTTCTGATGTTTTGTAGGAGCTGGAAGAAAATGCATgtcatttctttcatttaacaCGAGGATAAAAACAAAAGATAGTGATAGGTCCTATCTACAATGAACACATGTGCATTTCATCCTTTGCCACTCTTCTGGTGGCTTGCTTTACTACCAGATGTTATTTGAAACTAATTGATAactatttcttctgaaatcacTTCTACAGGTACTAGCTTGTAAAGTAATTAGGCCTGTAAATAGCctaaaatctttttctttttttccccttattttgAGGAGGAGAAATACTATCTTAAATTTTTAGATGATTTAATTTGTGTAGCTGGAAAGCCTTGTGTTATAAAAatagtgcttttttttcttgtcccaGCTGGTTGTTTAGACTCTTTATAGGATCCTTACAGGTTTCTGTTTAGATAACCAAAGGGaagttactgatttttttaaaaaagggagtTCAGGTTCCCTGTGAATGTGCAGTGTATTTAATAAGGGCCTTACTGTGCCTGGCCTGGGAAAAACTGGAGTAGAAAATGAACTTGTGAGTGCAAATGTCTGATCTGACTGTGAAGTGTGCTGATTTTTAACcatttgctttctatttttttaaacatatgaACAAATCAAATTAGTTTCTTAACACTGACTGTCtcaaattttaaaactgttttcatttgaactcagtttctttttattttcttgcagttGTTTTGTTTACTAAGGcaggtttgtggttttttttttttttaatcttcagtGTCTCAAATGTGTCCAAAAATAGGACAGCTCTTAACAGTTCAGGGTTGATCTTAATGGTTTTGAGTACTGAGGAGCAAACCATCACCAGTTTTTTAGATGGCACTTTGAAAAATGTAGGTAATTGTTAATAGCAGTTGTTCTCCTGTGTGCATTGTGACAATCAGCAGAATCTCTCCTGTGTATCCTACAGGAAGCTTCTAGATCCTGCTTTAGCCACGTGCGCGAAGCCATCCATGTTCCTCAATCTTGTCTACAAGTCCCTGAAGGCAGACGTGGTGTTGCGGCGTGTGAAGGCCTTTGTGAAGAGGCTGCTTCAAGTCACGTGTGGACAGATGCCACCCTTCATTTGTGGAACCCTGTACCTTCTGTCTGAGCTGCTGAAAGTCAAACCTGAGTTAAGGGTCCAGTTACAGGATCACGTGGTATAAGATTATTTCTTTGTCTCCTCGCTTTTTCTGTAAGAGCTGTTTCCATAAGCACCTTTTCCTAACCTGTTTATTAGTCACCGTTTGCTAAGATGTTTCTTGAGATGGGGAGGGACCATTACAGTTGTAGTAAAGTTCAATTTAAGTGCTGTGTCAAggacaaaaaaatctgtatttcttaaACATCAACcatcatttttttatttttataagtaGCTTAAGAACTTTATGtgcatttttctaaaaaatcagagtaaatctggaaaggaaaagctgtttgctaatgttttttgttttttaggagTCAGATGATGAAGAGTGCTTCAAGGATCAAGAAGAGGCTGTAGAGGATGAGGAAAAATTTGTGGATGCTGacaaagaagtagaagatgAAAAGAGAAGTACAATGGAAAGTTCTGCTAAAACAAATAATTCAAATTCATCAGCCTCGTGGGTGCATCATCTGAATATGGGAGGTAAATCAGCaagaaaatacataatttagCAGCTAAGAGTCCATAACAGTGACATGTTGATCAAGAGTTCTTGTAAGATTAAGtcatttaaacattattttagtttttattttgaagtttgGTTAAAAGCAACCAGTCAGAGCAATGTATCTGTTACCTCAGCAGTGATGAAAAGACTCTG encodes the following:
- the CEBPZ gene encoding CCAAT/enhancer-binding protein zeta, encoding MAAALWDFGVRDRRKAGGDSGEEDDDDGDEETEGGDEGEFTLDEVLRLGGTKQDYLMLCAVDEQGEMVDGGKKDTIDDLKEGELEAFVSSLGLHKYAESCLVVEGDEDDGGSKEKEKPPKKEKSKKETNRPSLEGKKEKKGKEKASSVKDSKKKQAGGDQGQQPLAKKDRLEEDFEFHARPAILVKPGGKWYDLEYTNEFSPEPQNQTLVSKYKALAQKLYEHEINLFKNKTDYQKGASSAWIKTVVSSGTLADRMAAMTLLIQDSAVHSLQFVENLINLIKKKGSRQQSLMALDTFKELLITDILPDSRKLWSFSQRPLNNIVQMSSGNRDSRDRRLILWYFEHHLKLQIAEFVQALETLSHDCVTATKSRALAVAHELLCNKPEQEKALLVLLVNKLGDPQNKVATKASYLLETLLHKHPNMKGVVCSEVERLLYRSNINVKTQYYAICFLNQIVLSHEESALANKLIALYFCFFRNCIKKKDVESKMLSALLCGVNRAYPYAETGDEKVKEQMNTLFKVLHLVNFSTSVQALMLLFQVMDSQQTVSDRYYAALYKKLLDPALATCAKPSMFLNLVYKSLKADVVLRRVKAFVKRLLQVTCGQMPPFICGTLYLLSELLKVKPELRVQLQDHVESDDEECFKDQEEAVEDEEKFVDADKEVEDEKRSTMESSAKTNNSNSSASWVHHLNMGGRKSGASYDPMHRSPLYCGAENTSLWELKKLSEHFHPSVALFAKTILEGNHIQYSGDPLQDFTLMRFLDRFVYRNPKLSKGKENTSSVVMQPKKKQFMKDMQNLAVNSKEFRTKDESKIPVDEVFFHRFYSKFDKKREKQKRLDDEESVEDVDDDEFERVLDTFEAADNAVVDQDDLDFAGNIKKNPKGGKKGQGGEGSGADWEDSDDEDDFSDLDDEEVSLGSMEEDFEEDMDEEGGVFMDVSDDDINLESNDDKQLKSISKKGKKKKDRNFAGSLEGSSRGKKRKLQDAGILASAEEFGYLLDENAGSQFDNIGLNAMANRDNANVKQIQWEIERDKWLHNRDVKSIIKRKKQFRHRGLKNKYKGKKSRR